The window TCACTTGAACCTACCATATCAATGAGCTTTAAAAGAATTTGGCCTAATTCTTTATTGTCAATAATAGCATCCTGACCAGTTAATGATTCTTTTAATAAATCTTTATCACCCTTATCTACAACAATCATTACTTCACGTGCTTTCTCATCAGGTATTCCATAATGAGCAAATAAACCTCGGATAATGCCCAAATGATTTATATGAATTTCAGCTGAATCAATTCCTAACTTTTCAATAGATTCGTTTGCCATGGCAATAACTTCAGCCTCACCTTCCGGGGATTTGGCACCTATAAGTTCACATCCGAATTGCCAAAATTGTCTAAATCTACCTTTTTGAGGTCTCTCATATCTAAAACAGCTTCCATAATAATATAGTTTAATAGGTTTTGCAGTTTTTGAAAGTTCATTAATATATAATCTTGCAATAGCTGCAGTAATCTCAGGTCTTAATGCAAGTTCCCTGTTGGACTTATCCTTAAAATTATAAAGCTGATCTATAATCTCTTCTCCAGATTTAGTGGTGAATAATTTTAATTCTTCAAATAAAGGAGTTTTAACTTCCCCATAACCATAATTTTCAAAGACTTCTCTTAAAGTATTTTCTACAATCTTTCTTTCTTTCATTTCATCAAAGAGAAAGTCTCTTGTACCTCTAGGTCTTGTAAATTCCACTTATTTTCCTCCTTAATATAATAAATAATTTTTAAATAAAAATGATAATAGATAATTGAAAATTCAATTTATATAGTTAAAATTTGATTTTTTTATCTTATAAAATTAATTATAATATCTGAATTAATATAAGATAAAATGATAAAGAATTTAGAAAAGTTTAATTAATTTAAAATATAGTTTTATGGTTATAAAATAATATAAGTTAATTAAGATATATTATATGTATAAAAGATTAATGATTGAAAAAATTTTTAGTGGTTAATATGGCGATTGATGGAAATACTAAGATTTTCGGTGTTATAGGTAATCCTATTGAACATAGCCTTTCACCTAATATGCATAATGCAAATCTTGAATCTTTAGGTTTAAATTATGTCTATTTACCTTTTCATGTTTATGAGGATAATATAGAATATCTTATTGATGGTGCTAAAGCTTTAAATATCCAGGGATTAAATGTTACTATCCCACATAAAATCAATGTAATAAAATATTTAGATGAGATAGATCCCCTTGCTGAGAAGATAGGCGCCGTAAATACAATTAATTTTGAATATAAATCTGATAAAACAATAGCTAAAGGTTATAATACAGATGTTTTAGGTGCTATGAGAGCCCTTAAGGAAAAAACAGACATAAAGGATAAAGATGTTCTGGTTTTAGGTGCAGGTGGAGCATCAAGGGCAATTTGTTATGGACTTACCGAGGAGAATGTCAATTCAATAACAATATTGAACAGGAATCTTGAAAGGGCCTTAGATTTAGCTGGGGATATTACAAGCAGCACCGAATATACCGTTAATTTTGACGATTTTGAAAATATTGATACACATTTAAGGGATACTGACATTATTATAAACACCACCCCAGTTGGAATATATCCAAATATCTATGACAAACCCTTAATTTATGCCCAACAAATGAATCCGAATATGGTTGTTTTTGACATAGTCTACACTCCACTTGAAACAGGCCTACTTAAGGAGGCTAAAAAAATAGGAGCGACAAGGGTTTCTGGTCTTAAAATGTTTGTGTATCAAGGTGCTGAAAGCTTTAAGATATGGACAGGTAAGGATGCAGACATTAAAGCTATGGAAAAATCTGTAATGAAAGAATCAGGAATCCATAGTCTAAAAGATTTTTAAGTTGTGATTAGATGGAAGATAATTTTTATTTGATTTTCATATACCTGAAGAGGAAGAAACTTTTACCAATTCAAAAAAAGACGTTTTAAGATTTTTATCTGATATTGGAGTAGACACCAGATTTATATCATATACTCAAAGTAAAATCTATATCAATAATCTACGTTTTTCAAAGTTTTCAAGAAGAAGACAAAATACCTTTGAGGAAAAATATCCCGATATAGAGGTTATTAGATCATCACTTTTTCAAGAAATGGCTACCAATGCATCTAGAGAATTATCAGACACACTTAAACCCCAGATGAAAGTCTATATACCACCAAATGCAAATCCGTTAATTGAAATAATACTTGAACCATATACAAGAAAATATGGATTAACATTGATTAACGACGGCAACAGCGATTATGATGTTAAAACATCCGACAAGACCTTGGATATGGAAGTTCACTCAATCATATCTGAGATATTTAGTGGAGATGGTATTCAATTTCCTAGAAAAGATGATGAATATATCTATCCATTAATTAAAATCTCAAATAAACAAATAAATGATTTCTTCAAGGATAGGATAGTTGAGGATACCTTTGATGATGCATCCGGTGAGTTTTTAGATTTCTTGGATGAGACGGTTATACAATATAAGTTTAACATACTTAAATCTGTTGAATATTTAGAAAAAAACAAGAATGCAGATTAAATCGTTGATTTAATTATATATAACCTATAAAGACAATAACTAAACCATAGATTCGGCAATAAGCACAACCTAAATAAACTAAACCTAAATCC of the Methanobrevibacter boviskoreani JH1 genome contains:
- the hisS gene encoding histidine--tRNA ligase; the protein is MEFTRPRGTRDFLFDEMKERKIVENTLREVFENYGYGEVKTPLFEELKLFTTKSGEEIIDQLYNFKDKSNRELALRPEITAAIARLYINELSKTAKPIKLYYYGSCFRYERPQKGRFRQFWQFGCELIGAKSPEGEAEVIAMANESIEKLGIDSAEIHINHLGIIRGLFAHYGIPDEKAREVMIVVDKGDKDLLKESLTGQDAIIDNKELGQILLKLIDMVGSSDIYEDIKRLVEPFDECLKPLTELKELITTLKSFGVENYKLNLGVARGLDYYIGIVFEIYVPELGSQKQVCGGGTYNLIKLFGGDDVVSTGFAFGFDRLMDGIEASGNLPEIGPKVDVYVAPISAETRQLSFNIAQRLRQEGIATEIDLSRKKFKKLLSYANNLGVKQTILVGTNDVQNKQVTVKNMETGNQELVNIKDIVDYIKENI
- a CDS encoding shikimate dehydrogenase, which translates into the protein MAIDGNTKIFGVIGNPIEHSLSPNMHNANLESLGLNYVYLPFHVYEDNIEYLIDGAKALNIQGLNVTIPHKINVIKYLDEIDPLAEKIGAVNTINFEYKSDKTIAKGYNTDVLGAMRALKEKTDIKDKDVLVLGAGGASRAICYGLTEENVNSITILNRNLERALDLAGDITSSTEYTVNFDDFENIDTHLRDTDIIINTTPVGIYPNIYDKPLIYAQQMNPNMVVFDIVYTPLETGLLKEAKKIGATRVSGLKMFVYQGAESFKIWTGKDADIKAMEKSVMKESGIHSLKDF